A part of Propioniciclava coleopterorum genomic DNA contains:
- the mscL gene encoding large conductance mechanosensitive channel protein MscL — protein MKEFKEFLMQGSLVQLATAVIIGAAFGDVVKAFTQIIMDFIGLIGGQPDFSQVVIPGINVNIGVFLTALVSFVIIAAVVFFGVIKPYNALQARMKKNKEAEVAVEAPTTDELLAEIRDLLKARN, from the coding sequence ATGAAGGAATTCAAGGAATTCTTGATGCAGGGCAGCCTCGTCCAGCTGGCCACCGCCGTCATCATCGGCGCGGCGTTCGGCGACGTGGTGAAGGCCTTCACCCAGATCATCATGGACTTCATCGGTCTGATCGGTGGCCAGCCCGACTTCAGCCAGGTCGTCATCCCGGGGATCAACGTCAACATCGGCGTCTTCCTGACCGCGCTGGTGTCCTTCGTCATCATCGCCGCCGTCGTGTTCTTCGGCGTCATCAAGCCGTACAACGCGCTGCAGGCCCGCATGAAGAAGAACAAGGAGGCCGAGGTCGCCGTCGAGGCGCCGACCACCGACGAGCTCCTCGCGG
- a CDS encoding SAF domain-containing protein: MKPPRAPLSLPRFLRLRRRPLAALCTFVAVLTGLWALSPPPDDRTTVLVAGAALPAGTVLGRGDLVARPLPPEAVPEAAITEPDALVGRALAGPVTAGTVLTEASVASGERLARPGMVVIALPLPSGGIAALVRPGAEIDLIASDGATVAGQVRVLSAPETAEGFGAASRAALIEVSPDAAARLAQLAQTGSLTIAVR; this comes from the coding sequence GTGAAACCTCCGCGCGCCCCATTGTCCCTGCCCCGGTTCCTGCGGCTGCGCCGGCGCCCCCTGGCGGCGCTGTGCACGTTCGTCGCCGTCCTCACCGGGCTCTGGGCCCTGTCCCCACCGCCGGACGATCGCACGACCGTGCTCGTGGCGGGGGCTGCGCTGCCGGCCGGCACGGTGCTGGGACGCGGCGACCTGGTCGCGCGTCCTCTCCCGCCCGAGGCCGTCCCGGAGGCGGCGATCACCGAACCGGACGCCCTGGTTGGCCGCGCGCTGGCCGGGCCCGTCACCGCGGGCACGGTGCTGACCGAGGCGTCGGTCGCCTCCGGCGAGCGGCTGGCGCGCCCCGGCATGGTGGTGATCGCCCTCCCGCTTCCCAGCGGGGGCATCGCCGCCCTGGTGCGGCCGGGCGCGGAGATCGACCTGATCGCCTCCGACGGCGCCACCGTGGCGGGCCAGGTCCGCGTCCTGAGCGCGCCCGAAACTGCTGAGGGCTTCGGCGCGGCCTCGCGGGCGGCGCTGATCGAGGTATCCCCGGACGCCGCCGCGCGGCTCGCCCAACTGGCCCAGACGGGCTCCCTCACCATCGCCGTGCGGTGA
- a CDS encoding FmdB family zinc ribbon protein, whose protein sequence is MPTYEYRCADCGRELEVQQKFSDDPLTVCPTCQGRLNKVFSAVGVVFKGSGFYATDNRSKKDKGKAASEKSGGKSEKSGAKSADKPKKADKPKKATSDS, encoded by the coding sequence ATGCCCACCTACGAGTACCGCTGCGCCGACTGCGGCCGCGAGTTGGAGGTGCAGCAGAAGTTCTCCGACGACCCGTTGACCGTCTGCCCCACGTGCCAGGGCCGCCTCAACAAGGTGTTCAGCGCCGTCGGCGTCGTGTTCAAGGGGTCGGGCTTCTACGCCACCGACAACCGCAGCAAGAAGGACAAGGGCAAGGCCGCCTCCGAGAAGTCGGGCGGCAAGTCCGAGAAGTCCGGGGCCAAGTCGGCGGACAAGCCCAAGAAGGCGGACAAGCCGAAGAAGGCCACCTCCGACTCCTGA